From a region of the Bombus terrestris chromosome 8, iyBomTerr1.2, whole genome shotgun sequence genome:
- the LOC100643769 gene encoding tyrosine-protein phosphatase non-receptor type 9: MAATLTVEQEQATKEFIEAVNKCRAGRRAGPVSWSTAVKFLTARKFEVARALALYEQHEATRRREGLALLYPTQEPLLSELRTGKFTVLPSRDATGAAIAIFTAHLHLPQNTTHQTTLQGVVYQLDAALESVETQKHGLVFIYDMSDSKYQNFDYDLSQKILTLLKGGYPAKLKKVLIVTAPLWFKAPFKILRLFVREKLRDRVFTVSIPQLTLHIPRESLPHRLGGTLEIQHEAWLLHCLKSMTNRGGGELCEVTPRVGTPLSPTSKNHTIQNPNGTTVSSSTSPIIDKNKVKNGISNIGDIEITNGDIWMATDEAPSPIQPPSSASSGFSDDDSLHGDLGIQAVTMEQLIEEIHSRGRAGLIAEYTEIRQRPPEGSFNNAKLRSNQSKNRYTDVLCYDHSRVCLSQVDGDATSDYINANFVDGYKQKNAFISTQGPLPKTCGDFWRMIWEQQTLVVVMTTRVVERGRTKCAQYWGPEPGDEVQAGGFTVTTLEVDTNPDYTMSMLLLTNNKTDEAREVCHMLYTAWPDYGVPQSARALLQFLALVRQQQNKLLASRGDTWAGHPRGPPIVVHCSAGIGRTGTFCTLDICISRLEDTGTVDIRGTVEKIRAQRAYSIQMPDQYVFCHRALAEYALSRGILSSQHLAMLPPTIEEDSD, encoded by the exons ATGGCAGCCACGTTAACTGTCGAGCAAGAACAG GCCACGAAAGAATTTATAGAAGCAGTTAATAAATGCCGGGCTGGAAGAAGAGCCGGTCCAGTATCGTGGAGCACGGCTGTGAAATTTTTAACAGCGAGGAAATTCGAAGTTGCGAGAGCATTAGCGTTGTACGAACAGCACGAAGCCACCAGAAGGCGAGAGGGTCTTGCACTTTTGTACCCCACTCAGGAACCTTTGCTCAGTGAATTACGCACAGGAAAATTTACAGTTTTA CCTTCGAGGGACGCTACAGGGGCAGCCATAGCTATTTTTACAGCACATTTACACCTTCCACAAAATACCACGCACCAGACAACGTTACAA GGTGTGGTGTACCAGTTAGATGCAGCGCTAGAAAGTGTAGAAACTCAAAAGCACGGTCTGGTTTTTATTTATGACATGTCGGATAGCAAATACCAGAATTTCGACTATGACCTCTCCCAAAAGATTCTCACCCTCTTAAAG GGTGGTTATCcagcaaaattaaaaaaagtctTAATAGTGACTGCACCGCTGTGGTTCAAAGCACCCTTCAAGATCCTTCGATTATTCGTGCGTGAAAAGTTGAGGGACAGAGTATTCACCGTATCCATTCCTCAATTAACGTTACATATCCCGCGGGAATCATTACCGCATCGCTTGGGCGGCACATTGGAGATACAGCATGAGGCATGGCTTCTCCACTGTCTTAAATCCATGACAAACAGGGGAGGGGGTGAGCTTTGTGAG GTTACCCCCAGAGTGGGTACTCCTCTTTCGCCCACATCGAAAAACCACACGATTCAAAATCCCAATGGAACTACGGTCAGTAGCTCAACTAGTCCTATAATCGATaaaaacaaagttaaaaatGGTATCTCCAATATTGGAGATATCGAGATTACGAATGGTGATATCTGGATGGCAACCGATGAGGCACCATCTCCAATACAGCCTCCGTCCTCAGCTAGTTCAGGGTTTAGCGACGACGATAGCTTACACGGGGATCTCGGCATTCAGGCCGTTACCATGGAACAACTCATCGAAGAGATTCATTCGAGAGGACGCGCAGGTCTAATAGCGGAGTACACggaaattaggcaaagaccgccCGAAGGTTCCTTCAATAATGCAAA ATTAAGATCGAATCAGTCGAAGAACCGGTACACAGACGTGCTTTGCTACGATCACAGTAGGGTATGCCTGTCGCAAGTAGACGGGGACGCTACATCAGATTACATAAATGCTAATTTTGTTGACGGTTACAAACAGAAGAACGCGTTTATTAGCACACAGGGTCCGCTGCCGAAAACTTGCGGTGATTTCTGGAGAATGATTTGGGAACAGCAAACGCTCGTTGTCGTTATGACCACAAG AGTGGTGGAAAGAGGTCGCACGAAATGTGCACAATATTGGGGTCCGGAACCGGGAGACGAAGTACAAGCGGGAGGTTTTACAGTAACCACTCTTGAGGTCGATACGAATCCCGATTACACGATGTCGATGCTTCTTCTTACAAACAACAAG ACTGACGAGGCAAGGGAAGTTTGCCATATGCTGTACACCGCGTGGCCAGATTATGGTGTCCCACAATCGGCCAGAGCTCTATTACAGTTTCTAGCCTTAGTAAGACAACAACAAAATAAATTACTTGCTAGTAGAGGGGATACGTGGGCTGGACATCCGCGAGGACCTCCTATAGTTGTTCATTGCAGTGCCGGAATAGGAAGGACAG GAACATTTTGCACATTAGATATTTGCATATCGCGACTAGAAGATACTGGAACTGTAGACATTCGTGGAACTGTGGAAAAAATCCGAGCACAGAGGGCCTACAGTATTCAAATGCCAGACCAATACGTTTTCTGTCATCGTGCTCTGGCAGAGTATGCGCTTTCCAGGGGCATACTTAGTTCACAACATCTTGCTATGTTACCTCCAACCATAGAAGAAGATTCTGATTAG